ATCCGAATCATCCTCATCATGTGCTGATTCTGAATTCCCTGGACTATCCCGCATCCCATCCAATCCGTTGGCATGGTTTGAATATGCTTTCGAGTTCATGAAAACATACTCTCCCGAGTCCAGCCCACAGGAGAGTCCTCCTTGCTGAGCCGACGTCGACATTAGAATATCCAACTTCTTGAAATAAACCCATTTGCTAGCACCACCACCTGCCTCTGCTGACTTAATCTTCTCAATCTTGTACTTCTTTTTCAATGTATCCAATCGATTCCTACATTGCGTGTCTGTCCTCTCAATCTTTGATTTCTCTGACACCTTCTCTGCAACTTCTTGCCATTCATCAGATCGAAGACTCTTCTTCCCACGTTGCAAGAACTTATCACCCCAAGCATCTAGCAAAACGAATGTTTCACGCTCAGTCCAGTCTGTAAGCGGATTGCGTCCACCAACTGATGGTTTTGGCCCTGCTGGAACTGCAACAGGAGGTACTGGAACACGAGGAGCAAATTCATAACTTGAAACTAAActctttagctttagctttttcGGATGCCTTTCGATATCGCCAtcgtcttcatcatcatcatctatcCTCATATTATACTTTTCATTatcatcctcatcctcatctATCCTCCTATTGTACTTTTGATTATCATCctcatcctcttcatcatcaacaccctcctcctcctcctcatccaCATCTTTTCCCGCATTTCGGATGCCATTTTTCTGATTATTCTCCCCATCTTCCACTCCTAATTcatgttcatcttcttcttcttcttcttcttcttcttcagcgTCCTCATCTTCATCAATGGAATATTGATCATCAACTTCCCTAAGATACATAGCATTGCCCACAAGAAGTTTGTGACGATTAGAACCATAACTCTGCTGGTTGTTCTTCCCATATGGATTTGGTGGGTACCTTGCATCATCCTCAGTATCATCCATTTTTAAAGCACACTCTAAACTCAACAATAAGAAAATCTAAATGGTAACCACAAGTAACTCTCGAGACTAACTCCAAATCACTGATTTCATCcaatcaaataatcaaaac
This region of Populus alba chromosome 3, ASM523922v2, whole genome shotgun sequence genomic DNA includes:
- the LOC118037927 gene encoding uncharacterized protein, translating into MDDTEDDARYPPNPYGKNNQQSYGSNRHKLLVGNAMYLREVDDQYSIDEDEDAEEEEEEEEEDEHELGVEDGENNQKNGIRNAGKDVDEEEEEGVDDEEDEDDNQKYNRRIDEDEDDNEKYNMRIDDDDEDDGDIERHPKKLKLKSLVSSYEFAPRVPVPPVAVPAGPKPSVGGRNPLTDWTERETFVLLDAWGDKFLQRGKKSLRSDEWQEVAEKVSEKSKIERTDTQCRNRLDTLKKKYKIEKIKSAEAGGGASKWVYFKKLDILMSTSAQQGGLSCGLDSGEYVFMNSKAYSNHANGLDGMRDSPGNSESAHDEDDSDGLPPKKRRLGRESRNCNEQSSFGLLADSIQKFSDIYEKIESSKRQQMLELEKMKMDFQRDLEMEKRQIIERAKAEIAKIHQDSEDEDTMSANSA